The Verrucomicrobium spinosum DSM 4136 = JCM 18804 DNA segment GGATAGAACGAGGGTTTCCTAAACCTTAAATGCAAGTTCGATTCTTGCCGGGGACGCCACTTCAGCCTGGGCTGGCGTAAGAGGTAATTTTGAAGCGAAAAAGACTCGCGTCAGTTGCCAAACTCCCCAGATTGCCGCGCCGTGGATCTGACGTTTGTTTTCCCCTGTCTCAACGAAGAAAAATCCCTGGGTGAGTGCATCACCAAGGTGCGCCAGTCGCTGGAAAAAGCGGCCGGGCTCCGCTATGAGATTGTCGTGGCCGACAACGGCAGCACCGACCGTTCACGGGAGATTGCCACCTCGTTGGGAGCCCGGGTCGTGCCGGTATCCAGGAGGGGCTATGGTGCCGCGCTCAGTGGCGGCATTGAGGCGGCTGAGGGAAAGTATGTGATGTTCGCTGATGCGGACAACACCTACCTTTACGAGCACGCGCTGCCTCTCTATGAGGCGACCTCCACCGCCGGGGCGGACATGGGCATCGCTTCCCGTATCAAGGGTGACATCAAGCCTGGAGCCATGCCCACGCTGCACCGCTATCTGGGCACCCCGGTGCTCACCTCCCTGATCAATCTTTTCTTCCAGGGGCGTCTCTCAGACTGCAACTCCGGGTTCCGCTGCCTGCGTAAAACCTCATTTCAGGCCTGGGCGGTGCGTTCTTCCGGCATGGAGTTCGCCTCTGAGTTGCTCATCAAGGCGCTCAAGCACCGGGCCCAATGCGTGGAGATCCCCTCCGGTCTGAACCCCAACCCGCCGGATCGCGTGCCTCATCTGCGCACCTGGCGGGACGGCATGCGTCACCTGCTCTTCATCTTCTCAGAGCGGCCCCAGATGTTTGAGTGGCTCGGCCTCATCGCTGTTGTCTTTGCCACCCTCTTGCAGATCCTTGCCGTCATCACTGGCCCTGTGAACTTCTTGGGGCTCAATATCTTTGACCTCCACAGCCAGGCTCTCCTGCTGCTGGCCGGGCTGGTGGGCACGCAGTTCTACATGTATTCCTGCATGTGCTACCTGCGCTCCAGTGATAAGCCGTCAGGCATCACGCGCTGGCTGATCAACATGGACGAGGGCACCCTTTTCTTCCTGCTCTCGGGAGTGATGCTGGCCATCGCCCTGGTGGTGCTTTCCGTCTTTGTCATCTGGGCAGGCTCCAGCTTTGCGGGGCTCAATCTTACCCACACCCTGGTGGCCATTGTCCACTTCCTCAGCGTGCCGCTCCTCTTGTGCCTTGGCCTGCTGGGCCTGCACACGCTCAAGCGGTACGAGCAGTGAGGGACTACGGGAGGAGTGAGATCCTCTCAATCCACAGGCGACCCG contains these protein-coding regions:
- a CDS encoding glycosyltransferase family 2 protein, translating into MDLTFVFPCLNEEKSLGECITKVRQSLEKAAGLRYEIVVADNGSTDRSREIATSLGARVVPVSRRGYGAALSGGIEAAEGKYVMFADADNTYLYEHALPLYEATSTAGADMGIASRIKGDIKPGAMPTLHRYLGTPVLTSLINLFFQGRLSDCNSGFRCLRKTSFQAWAVRSSGMEFASELLIKALKHRAQCVEIPSGLNPNPPDRVPHLRTWRDGMRHLLFIFSERPQMFEWLGLIAVVFATLLQILAVITGPVNFLGLNIFDLHSQALLLLAGLVGTQFYMYSCMCYLRSSDKPSGITRWLINMDEGTLFFLLSGVMLAIALVVLSVFVIWAGSSFAGLNLTHTLVAIVHFLSVPLLLCLGLLGLHTLKRYEQ